The following are encoded in a window of bacterium genomic DNA:
- a CDS encoding ABC-F family ATP-binding cassette domain-containing protein — protein MIRLEAISKQHGGRILFLDAQMAVFRGEKIGLVGPNGAGKSTIFRMIVGEEEPDSGSVLTEKRVVVGYFSQTVGEMGGRSVLEESMAGAGEVSQVAHELHELENAMADPARADDLERLVARFGDVQARFDELDGYGLEARAQEILTGLGFAPEVIARDVGELSGGWKMRAALARLLLMKPDALLLDEPTNHLDIESILWLERFLQDFEGAVVMTSHDREFMNRIVGKIVEIDGGELTTYTGDYDFYERQRQVAEAQAQAQYERQQAMLAKEEAFIARFKARASHAAQVQSRAKKLEKIEKVEPPRRRQVVRFDFPTPPRSGDDVVKLDGVVKGFGARRIYDGFDFLVRRRERWCVMGVNGAGKSTLLRMIAGEAEPDGGRVALGASVKVGYFAQHAMEILDPRRTVLDALQDAHPKASLGALRGLAGAFGFSGDDVDKPGRVLSGGERARLVMARMLFDPPNFLVLDEPTNHLDLATQEMLVEALADFEGTMIFVSHDRAVLRALSNRVLELGGEGGPRQYGGGYAEYVAETGYEAPGVR, from the coding sequence ATCGGCCTCGTCGGTCCGAACGGGGCCGGCAAGTCGACGATCTTCCGCATGATCGTCGGCGAGGAGGAGCCCGATTCGGGGAGCGTCCTCACGGAGAAGCGGGTCGTCGTCGGCTACTTCTCGCAGACGGTCGGCGAGATGGGCGGCCGCAGCGTGCTCGAGGAGTCCATGGCCGGGGCGGGGGAGGTCTCGCAGGTCGCGCACGAGCTGCACGAGCTCGAGAACGCCATGGCCGACCCGGCGCGGGCCGACGACCTCGAGCGGCTCGTCGCCCGCTTCGGCGACGTCCAGGCGCGCTTCGACGAGCTCGACGGCTACGGCCTCGAGGCGCGCGCGCAGGAGATCCTGACCGGCCTCGGCTTCGCGCCCGAGGTGATCGCGCGTGACGTCGGCGAGCTGTCCGGGGGCTGGAAGATGCGCGCGGCGCTGGCGCGGCTCCTGCTCATGAAGCCGGACGCGCTCCTGCTCGACGAGCCCACGAACCACCTCGACATCGAGTCGATCCTCTGGCTCGAGCGCTTCCTCCAGGACTTCGAGGGCGCCGTGGTCATGACCTCGCACGACCGCGAGTTCATGAACCGCATCGTCGGCAAGATCGTCGAGATCGACGGCGGCGAGCTGACCACCTACACGGGCGACTACGACTTCTACGAGCGCCAGCGCCAGGTCGCCGAGGCGCAGGCCCAGGCGCAGTACGAGCGCCAGCAGGCCATGCTGGCGAAGGAAGAGGCGTTCATCGCCCGCTTCAAGGCCCGCGCTAGCCACGCCGCCCAGGTGCAGTCGCGCGCGAAGAAGCTCGAGAAGATCGAGAAGGTCGAGCCGCCCCGCCGCCGCCAGGTGGTGCGCTTCGACTTTCCGACCCCGCCGCGCTCGGGCGACGACGTCGTGAAGCTCGACGGCGTAGTGAAGGGCTTCGGGGCGCGGCGCATCTACGACGGCTTCGACTTCCTCGTCCGCCGCCGCGAGCGCTGGTGCGTCATGGGCGTCAACGGAGCGGGGAAGAGCACGCTGCTGCGCATGATCGCCGGCGAGGCCGAGCCCGACGGCGGGCGCGTGGCGCTCGGCGCCAGCGTCAAGGTCGGCTACTTCGCGCAGCACGCGATGGAGATCCTGGATCCGCGCCGCACGGTGCTGGACGCCCTGCAGGACGCGCACCCGAAGGCGTCGCTCGGCGCGCTGCGCGGCCTCGCGGGGGCGTTCGGCTTCTCGGGCGACGACGTCGACAAGCCGGGCCGGGTGCTCTCGGGCGGCGAGCGTGCCCGTCTGGTGATGGCGCGCATGCTCTTCGACCCGCCGAACTTCCTCGTCCTCGACGAGCCTACGAACCATCTCGACCTCGCCACCCAGGAGATGCTGGTCGAGGCGCTCGCCGACTTCGAGGGCACGATGATCTTCGTCTCGCACGACCGTGCCGTGCTGCGCGCGCTGTCGAACCGCGTGCTCGAGCTGGGCGGCGAGGGCGGGCCGCGGCAGTACGGCGGCGGGTACGCCGAGTACGTCGCCGAGACCGGCTACGAAGCGCCGGGCGTGCGCTGA